One window of the Streptomyces sp. ITFR-21 genome contains the following:
- a CDS encoding patatin-like phospholipase family protein: MAGSLTADAEVTCGNDSAPQRVRVPAALSGGGSRAAAFHLGCLRALHDRDLLDHVRVVSGISGGSLLAALWAYGPTDFADFDASTTDLLRSGLQRDIARQAFTPSAVVRNLAAATCAGARGLLSRTSSVSVARPANRTDALATVLTHKAFGTRTMADVTHPGLDIVLTATDLATTNAVRFGSARSGCSRYGTITEPINVATAVAASAAYPALLPALDRTFTFQHRDGHHQQHTVLLTDGGVYDNLGLSVLEPGRSPHHTQHVYDVPFIISCDAGMGELTVKAPHFMLGRLSRSFTTVHRKAQDSARTRLHEWAASGRIDGFALAYLGMKDDRLPAPPPDLVPRSAVATYPTNFTAMAMSDFEAITTRGEQLMRTVLPMYLRLAPR; the protein is encoded by the coding sequence TTGGCCGGCAGCTTGACCGCCGACGCGGAAGTGACCTGCGGCAACGACAGTGCGCCTCAGCGCGTACGAGTCCCTGCCGCTCTGTCCGGCGGCGGCTCCCGCGCCGCGGCTTTCCACCTCGGCTGCCTGCGTGCCCTGCACGACCGCGACCTCTTGGACCACGTCCGCGTCGTCTCCGGGATCTCCGGCGGCTCCCTCCTGGCAGCCCTATGGGCCTACGGCCCCACCGACTTCGCCGACTTCGACGCCTCCACCACCGACCTGTTGCGTTCCGGCCTGCAACGGGACATTGCACGCCAGGCGTTCACGCCCTCTGCTGTGGTGCGCAACCTCGCCGCGGCCACCTGCGCGGGCGCCCGCGGACTGCTCTCCCGCACAAGCAGCGTCAGCGTCGCCCGCCCCGCCAACCGCACCGACGCCCTGGCCACCGTCCTGACCCACAAGGCCTTCGGTACCCGGACCATGGCCGACGTCACCCATCCCGGCCTCGACATCGTCCTGACCGCCACCGACCTGGCGACCACCAACGCCGTCCGCTTCGGCAGCGCCCGCAGCGGCTGCTCGCGCTACGGCACTATCACCGAACCCATCAACGTCGCCACCGCTGTCGCCGCCTCGGCCGCCTACCCTGCGCTCCTGCCAGCGCTGGATCGCACCTTCACCTTCCAGCACCGCGACGGCCACCACCAGCAGCACACCGTCCTGCTCACCGACGGCGGCGTCTACGACAACCTCGGCCTGTCCGTCCTGGAACCCGGCCGCTCACCCCACCACACCCAGCACGTCTACGACGTCCCCTTCATCATCTCCTGCGACGCCGGCATGGGCGAACTCACCGTGAAAGCACCGCACTTCATGCTCGGCCGCCTCAGCCGCTCCTTCACCACCGTCCACCGCAAGGCACAGGACTCCGCCCGCACCCGACTGCACGAATGGGCCGCCAGCGGACGCATCGACGGCTTTGCCCTGGCCTACCTCGGCATGAAAGACGACCGCCTTCCCGCGCCACCCCCCGACCTCGTCCCGCGCAGCGCTGTCGCTACCTACCCGACCAATTTCACCGCCATGGCCATGAGCGATTTCGAGGCCATCACCACCCGAGGAGAGCAACTCATGCGCACGGTCCTGCCGATGTACCTGCGCCTCGCGCCTCGCTGA